One Candidatus Poribacteria bacterium genomic region harbors:
- a CDS encoding glycosyltransferase family 9 protein, translating to MTRKNLQLMDESVYYGIFRCSVSTVGVSGYGRSFSMLQPEQVDRILIIRLAPLGETVLTTPVIRALRQHFRDAYIAYMVAPTREDLVSANPHLNEVLTYQASIPKLIYQLIQRKFQIAIVLQPTFRLVLHTFLARIPFRVGFETNTGRKKLLSLAVPNNTAQHETQRYLDVVRAMGIDVTDDEPEVFVDSAGRSWVNDFLANQRLGDNKPIIGLNPGAATAYRRWHAANFATLGDQLYEAYGAHIIITTGPRESELAAQVAEQMAYSPIIVNQVTPMQLTALLQRCDLYISNDTGPMHLSTAVKTPTIALFGASNLIQWAPPWGRHAVVAREACEFMRTLSSKEWDDHPERARENLETITPDMVMRTVEELTW from the coding sequence GTGACTCGCAAAAATTTACAATTGATGGATGAGAGCGTGTACTACGGCATTTTTCGGTGTTCTGTGAGCACTGTTGGTGTCAGTGGATATGGTAGAAGTTTCAGTATGCTACAACCTGAGCAGGTCGATCGCATCTTAATCATCAGGCTGGCACCGCTCGGCGAAACGGTTTTAACAACGCCTGTTATCCGTGCCTTACGTCAGCATTTCCGAGATGCCTATATTGCTTACATGGTGGCACCGACGCGAGAGGATTTGGTATCTGCAAATCCACATCTGAATGAGGTGCTTACCTATCAGGCTTCGATACCGAAGTTGATTTATCAACTTATTCAGCGTAAATTCCAAATAGCGATTGTGCTGCAACCGACGTTTCGTTTGGTTCTTCACACGTTTCTTGCGAGGATTCCGTTCCGTGTTGGATTTGAAACGAACACCGGCAGGAAGAAATTATTGAGTCTCGCAGTGCCGAATAACACAGCACAGCATGAAACACAACGCTATCTTGATGTGGTTCGCGCAATGGGCATTGATGTAACAGACGATGAGCCGGAAGTGTTTGTTGACAGTGCAGGGAGGTCGTGGGTGAATGACTTTCTTGCAAATCAGAGGCTTGGTGATAATAAGCCTATTATTGGTCTCAATCCCGGAGCCGCGACTGCTTATCGCCGTTGGCATGCAGCGAACTTTGCTACCCTCGGAGATCAACTCTACGAGGCGTACGGTGCGCATATCATCATCACAACCGGACCACGGGAGAGCGAGTTGGCAGCTCAGGTGGCGGAGCAGATGGCGTATTCGCCTATTATTGTCAATCAGGTAACCCCGATGCAACTTACGGCACTCCTGCAGCGGTGTGATCTCTATATCAGCAACGATACGGGACCGATGCATCTCAGTACCGCTGTGAAGACCCCAACGATTGCCCTGTTTGGCGCATCAAACCTGATTCAATGGGCACCGCCGTGGGGTAGACACGCAGTGGTTGCGCGCGAAGCGTGTGAGTTTATGAGAACATTATCTTCCAAGGAGTGGGACGACCACCCAGAGCGGGCACGCGAAAATCTTGAGACAATCACCCCGGATATGGTCATGAGGACGGTGGAGGAATTAACATGGTGA
- a CDS encoding DNA methyltransferase translates to MKNITKKIVNNFGESIVRVDGDIPIDLPAKDGDRFLFISHDQSFLTHGLHKYPAKFFPELPRWLIKRYSQENDWILDPFAGSGTTNVEALLSRRHSVGIDVDPFSRFISKVKVTPLVEKELKSSQKILLEAILDYRPSLVAESDLPDFPYRDNWFNKEILLELTYLKKRIQELDSYDAVKDFFKVCLSSIIRAVSNADDNCTRTVIRKKLKKLVRPSDALNRFVKALHVKVPKMIAFSQNYPKGITTDFPADMDARNIKYKANYFDIAVTSPPYVNAVDYPRTHQLEMYWLGFAQDSLTALKKQNVGTESVSAVHYKVRHEIGGPEADRVIANIFENDPRRAYIAFKYLDDMRKNLTEVYKVLREGGRYVIVVGNNRIRGQLFENWKYLMPIAEDIGFEIETYFGSEIIKHFLKMPRKERIHTDWILVLKK, encoded by the coding sequence ATGAAAAACATTACTAAAAAAATTGTAAACAACTTTGGCGAAAGCATTGTTCGAGTAGACGGCGACATCCCTATTGACTTGCCAGCAAAGGACGGCGATAGGTTCCTATTCATCAGCCATGACCAAAGCTTCCTGACACACGGTTTGCATAAGTACCCTGCCAAATTCTTCCCGGAATTACCACGTTGGCTCATTAAACGATATTCTCAAGAAAACGATTGGATTCTCGACCCATTTGCTGGAAGCGGCACGACAAATGTTGAGGCACTCCTCTCAAGGCGCCACTCCGTTGGAATTGATGTGGATCCATTTTCACGTTTTATTTCAAAAGTGAAAGTAACGCCTTTAGTGGAAAAAGAACTCAAGTCCTCGCAAAAAATACTTCTGGAGGCTATCCTTGATTACCGCCCTTCGCTCGTCGCTGAATCCGATCTACCAGATTTCCCTTATAGAGATAATTGGTTCAACAAAGAAATTCTTTTGGAACTAACCTATTTAAAAAAGCGAATCCAAGAACTTGATTCCTATGATGCAGTTAAAGACTTCTTTAAGGTTTGCCTCTCGTCTATCATCCGTGCCGTTTCCAACGCCGACGACAATTGTACGCGTACGGTGATTCGGAAAAAATTGAAAAAATTGGTCCGCCCTTCTGATGCTCTCAACCGATTCGTGAAGGCACTCCACGTCAAAGTCCCAAAAATGATAGCATTCTCTCAAAATTATCCAAAAGGGATAACCACCGATTTTCCAGCCGACATGGACGCACGGAATATCAAATACAAAGCAAATTACTTTGACATCGCCGTAACCTCACCACCGTATGTCAATGCCGTTGACTATCCAAGAACCCACCAATTAGAGATGTATTGGTTAGGTTTCGCGCAGGATTCTCTAACGGCTTTGAAAAAGCAGAATGTCGGGACGGAAAGCGTTTCAGCTGTCCATTATAAAGTCCGGCATGAAATCGGGGGACCTGAGGCGGATAGGGTTATAGCGAACATTTTTGAGAATGATCCCAGGCGTGCCTACATTGCCTTTAAATATCTTGACGATATGCGGAAAAACCTTACTGAAGTCTACAAGGTTCTCCGAGAGGGTGGTAGATACGTCATCGTCGTTGGTAATAATCGTATCCGAGGGCAGCTATTTGAGAATTGGAAATATCTCATGCCAATTGCCGAAGATATTGGTTTTGAGATCGAAACTTACTTCGGCTCAGAGATTATTAAACACTTCCTTAAAATGCCGAGAAAGGAACGAATCCACACGGATTGGATTTTAGTCCTGAAAAAATAA
- a CDS encoding type II CAAX endopeptidase family protein produces MIFHLQSLKEKYLRGWEQQATVILLASSLLLTLHRYYSRRSFFKRHFAEYLGTGPLAESYPYYYWFLITAFTLLLVPALVAKFGTKEKLGNYGIQLGNQKLGWRVTGIAWILMIPVVILAVIAYPPFVAKYPLCKVVANSWQTFLPYQLAYGVYMFSWEFFFRGFMLFGLERKFGNYSILIQTIPFAVMHYSKPLPEALGSIIAGVLLGVLALETRSFIYGAAIHWLVAMTMDVVAVILPRFLG; encoded by the coding sequence ATGATCTTCCACCTTCAGAGTTTAAAAGAAAAGTATCTACGCGGTTGGGAACAGCAGGCGACTGTTATCCTGCTTGCCTCTTCGTTATTGCTAACACTGCATAGGTATTACAGTCGACGGAGTTTTTTCAAACGCCACTTCGCAGAATACCTTGGAACTGGACCTCTGGCAGAAAGCTACCCATACTACTACTGGTTTCTAATCACGGCATTCACGTTGTTACTCGTGCCTGCCCTCGTCGCGAAATTTGGAACAAAAGAGAAACTGGGTAACTACGGAATCCAACTCGGAAACCAGAAACTCGGCTGGCGTGTGACGGGTATCGCGTGGATTCTGATGATTCCAGTGGTCATTCTCGCGGTCATCGCGTATCCACCGTTTGTAGCAAAGTATCCGCTCTGCAAGGTAGTCGCAAATAGTTGGCAGACATTCCTACCGTACCAACTCGCCTATGGTGTTTACATGTTCTCGTGGGAATTCTTTTTCCGTGGGTTTATGCTCTTTGGATTGGAACGGAAATTCGGGAACTACAGCATCTTGATACAGACGATTCCATTTGCTGTGATGCACTATTCCAAGCCACTGCCGGAGGCACTCGGTTCAATCATTGCCGGTGTTTTGCTCGGTGTGCTGGCACTGGAAACTCGCTCATTTATCTATGGAGCGGCGATCCACTGGCTTGTCGCGATGACAATGGATGTGGTGGCTGTTATCTTGCCGCGGTTTTTGGGTTAA
- a CDS encoding DUF4145 domain-containing protein, with amino-acid sequence MSEYYPPHYQSKQFHCPYCQVYASQRWIPIIGYDDYDDEIRIRIEKADVEISICSHCESATFWLAEKIIYPPTHSAPQANGDLPDNVKQVYEEAAAIADQSPRAACALLRLAVEMLLEHLGRTGNLNTNIKKLVEKDIIKQEIQQSLDIVRVIGNNAAHDGKIIFDDTTDVQGLFNLINVIAEFLITRPKQTEALYARLPKESKEAIEKRDGKTE; translated from the coding sequence ATGTCTGAATATTATCCACCACACTATCAAAGTAAGCAATTCCATTGTCCTTATTGTCAGGTCTATGCATCGCAACGTTGGATACCTATTATAGGTTACGATGACTACGATGATGAGATAAGGATTCGTATTGAAAAGGCGGACGTGGAAATCTCCATCTGTTCACACTGTGAGAGCGCAACTTTTTGGTTAGCAGAAAAAATTATCTACCCTCCAACGCACTCTGCTCCGCAAGCAAATGGAGATTTACCGGACAATGTAAAACAAGTTTATGAGGAAGCTGCCGCTATAGCCGATCAATCTCCCCGGGCCGCTTGTGCTTTGTTGAGGTTGGCTGTAGAAATGCTTCTCGAACACCTCGGTAGGACCGGGAATCTTAATACCAACATAAAAAAATTGGTAGAAAAAGATATTATTAAGCAAGAAATTCAACAATCACTTGACATTGTCCGAGTGATAGGCAACAATGCTGCTCACGATGGAAAGATCATATTTGACGACACTACCGATGTTCAAGGACTTTTTAACTTAATCAATGTAATTGCTGAGTTCTTAATCACACGACCTAAACAGACTGAGGCACTTTATGCTCGGCTTCCCAAGGAATCTAAGGAAGCGATAGAAAAAAGGGATGGTAAAACTGAATAA